gggccctgattgtatccccattgaggtgtggaaagccTCGGGGACATAGTGATAGTATgactaaccaagcttttcaacctcattttttgggcaaacaagatgccagaagaaagGAGACtaagtatattagtaccaatcttcaagaacaagggggatgttcagagttgtactattTACCGTGGAGTtgagctgatgagccatacaatgaagctatgggggagagtcattgagcacctcttaagaagaatgacaagcgtgaccaaaaatcagtttggtttcatgcctgggaggtcgaccatgcaagccattttcttggtacgacaaattattggagagatacagggagcaaaagaaggacttgcatatggtgttcattgacttggagaaggcctatgataagatgtcgcggaatgtcatgtggtgggccttggagaaacataaagtaccagcaaagtacattaccctcatcaaggacatgtacgataatgttgtgacaagtgttcgaacaagtgatgtcaagactgatgacttcccgattaagataggactgcaccaggggtcagctttgagcccttatctttttgccttggtgatgtATGAGGTCACAatggatatacaaggagatatcccatggtgtatgctctttgcggatgatgtggtgctacttgacgatagtcggacgggggtaaataggaagttagagttatggagacaaccttggaatcgaaagggtttagacttagtagaactaaaaccgagtatatggtgtgcggtttcagtactactaggtgtgaggaggaggaggaagttagccttgatgggcaggtggtacctcggaagcacACCTTTCGATATTTAGGATCAATGCttcaggaggatgggggtattgatgaagatgtgaaccatcgaatcaaagccggatggatgaagtgtcgccaagcttctggcattctctgtgacaaaaGAGTGCCACAAAAGGTAAAAGGCAaattctacaggacggcggttcgacctacaatgttgtatggcgctgagtgttggccggctaaaaggcgacatgttcaacagttaggtgtggcggagatgcgtatgttgagatggatgtgtggccacacgagaaaGGATCGAGTCCGAAAtaatgatatacgagatagagttggggtagcaccaattgaagagaaggttgtccaacatcgtctgagatggtttgggcatattcaacgcagacctccagaagctccagtgcatagcggacggctaaagcgtgcggagaatgccaagagagggcggggtagaccgaatttgacatggaaggagtccgttaagagagacctgaaggattggagtatcaccaaagaactagctatggacagggatgcgtggaagcttgctatccatgtgccagagccatgagttggtcgcgagatcttatgggtttcacctctagcctaccccaatttgtttgggactaaagactttgttgttgttgttgaacaaaaattgaatttgatgaacaaaATTTGTATTCCAGGACATTTTTAAAAAAAAGATGAACAATTTTTTATTCagtgaacaatttttttaatttgatgaacattttttgaaaacagtGAACAAAAACAGGTTGTGTGGGCATTAGTCGGCAGATACCCAGAAATATTTCATCTAAATTATAATCACCAGCTGTTTATAAACTTCTCGCTGTGTGCTGATTCTACTCTAACGTTTTAATTCTGATGATGAGTCGCGCACGTGACAGCCTTGAGAAATCATCAACCACCGTGGCACACACGTTGTGTGGAGGGTGCACTGAGATCTAGCTCGAGCTACTATCCCCGCGTCGCGTCCGCGCGCGGGAGCCGGACACGACACCACGACTCGGCTACACCGCTGCACCACGGATGCCGTTCTACCGGTGGCTAGAGCTTGGAACTGAATCTACATTCACGCACCGGCCAGCAGAGACAAGACATGCACTGCATGAAAACATGGACAAAGATCCACACAAATGGAGATTCCATATCGACATCATCAACGTACAAAACAGCCACCGCAACTAATCACAACTCTCACTCATGGCACACAGTACAAATCAGGTCCCGATCGATTATTTCGCCACCAGCAGCACGAACTCATCTAGTAGCAGTACAATCTCCGTGCCGCGGCGCGGTGCACGCGGATCACGGGGCCGACACGCACGGCCCCGCAACTTATTGCTACCACCACCCGCCACCAACCACAACACACGAGGAGGCCGGCGTACTCGATCTTACGCATCGGCGGCGCCATCGGCTGGGCAGCGGTCGACGACGGCCTCCAGCTTGTAGGGCGCGGCGTCGGTGGCGAGCCACTGCTCGACGGTGAAGAGCTGCTGGGCGCAGCCGCGGTGCGGGCCGGTGACGGTGACCTCCACGTAGTTGCAGTACCAGCCGTGGTGCGCGCCGGTGCCGTCGGAGGACACCCTCATGCGGCAGGGCGCGCTGGCCATGCACGGCCCGCGCCCGCTGAAGATGTCGAGGTTGCCGCGCTCGAAATAGGAGTGGCCCTGCCACATGAGCCCGCCCCACGACGGCAGGTCCGAGATAGCCACGCCGTCGGCGTTGCCCGCGGTGTAGAGCTCCAGCGTGATGTTGGCGTCCGTCCCGGCCTTCCAGATCGCCCCCGTCCGCACATACACCGTGTACACGCACTCCTGGCTGTCGCCGCCCACCACGGCGCCGCCCTTGGTCAGCTGCGAACGGATCGAAGCCGGCAAGGTAAACGCGATGAGTACACGAGCAGCGTAGCAATCATGTCATGAGGATAGGAGAGGGAGGGTGGTGAGTCACCTTGATCTGAGTCGGGAGGTCGCGGCCATGGGCCAGCGCGGTGGcggagacggcgacggcgaaggcgaggaggagggcggcgagcCGAGCCATGGCTGACGGATCGGAGTGCGATCGAGCTTGGTGTCTTAAGATGCGGagattgctggggggggggggggggagtggatgGTATAAAATGGAAGTGGGTGATGAGGCCGCGTTGGGCCTTGGCTGTCATCGTGCCACCGTGGCGTCGATCCGATCCGGAAAGCTTTAAAAAGTCTGTGCAGTTTTGTCCCTGCTCGTCTGAACTAATCCTGCATTATTCAATGGACGCATCATGGCCGACAGACAGACAGACAGGGCCGTGCCACCCGCCCCGCTCCCTCCGCTGTTGCTCGTTCCAAGTATCTCCTTACTGTTTTCATACGATACGAACTACTGAATTCGAAAGAAAATGATCGAAATAGCCTTAAGATCCGATCA
Above is a window of Triticum aestivum cultivar Chinese Spring chromosome 6B, IWGSC CS RefSeq v2.1, whole genome shotgun sequence DNA encoding:
- the LOC123138188 gene encoding PLAT domain-containing protein 3 translates to MARLAALLLAFAVAVSATALAHGRDLPTQIKLTKGGAVVGGDSQECVYTVYVRTGAIWKAGTDANITLELYTAGNADGVAISDLPSWGGLMWQGHSYFERGNLDIFSGRGPCMASAPCRMRVSSDGTGAHHGWYCNYVEVTVTGPHRGCAQQLFTVEQWLATDAAPYKLEAVVDRCPADGAADA